The following proteins are encoded in a genomic region of Lasioglossum baleicum unplaced genomic scaffold, iyLasBale1 scaffold0088, whole genome shotgun sequence:
- the LOC143219883 gene encoding uncharacterized protein LOC143219883: protein MYWYACDSASVKYDTKDSTERLKNKWCKYLKSLEETQKGDKKGIGGNVGSAISEMATIDSKIKLEFELGKDDWETFVERLELYFTANNVNDSKKKAAILLTRVSADTYKLARNLCHPAKLKDKEYDDVVKIISDHLCPKPSEPMERCKFYAAKQAVTESVSDFVARLKELSLKCNFTAIETALRDQLVCGLKDRATRTELFKQENVTYEKAYRIALACEKAERDATSSEKIDEVSGHGSEVHLVKAKSNSNGRYWSGKEGSTRMEVKAEEIRKSNRENVMCYCCGKRGHIGRECKHRYQACRKCKRQGHIEAACRSQQRNVQCLQTLTEEKESGDASEREEDVYEFNNITARGETYNTNNIISVKEARSPMYLKVNINTIDFQMEVDTGSYWSIMADETRSKYFPNLEVCEISFAMNAYNLKLKPVGLLRDLKVRFNKQKYTLDVLILPGKGATLLDESLAKKIANDFPKLFGEGIGCFNKGTVKLVLKENAVPKACLVTYYERFLPHRASRLKPLYELTKRTDFAWNAECDKAYKWLKEEIASSKVLTNYDPTQEFVLAYKTPVFSKEFRVINYVEEELKLLTAKIIAKETGKDRTLGKIIKYVRDEWPTRESITEEEKKYYAKRHELYIEKDCLLWGYRVIIPDSLRPQILQELHDSHFGSVKMKMRARSYVWWPNIDAQLEELAATCKVCMQERKAPPKVPLNLWPSPNKCWSRIHSDFLGPFHGHMFMIVIDAYSKWPEVIDMKTNTRTESTIEKFKKIFSCFGLPNHLVTDNGRQYTSNDFALFMKENGVKHTFSAPHHPATNGAAENFVGIFKDKVNKMIKSGKRLEEAVSRFLFDYRSTEHCSTGRSPAFMMFKREIRTKLDCVRPNVADQIENAQLQQTLSSKGSRNIQFVEGEKVWVTDYTARSSKKTPAIIKAQLSPVNFEVEISPGKCWKRHVDQMFKYREENNSVNDSPGNRNLK from the exons ATGTATTGGTATGCGTGTG ATAGTGCTAGTGTAAAATACGATACAAAAGACTCTACTGAGAGGTTAAAGAATAAGTGGTGCAAGTATTTGAAATCGCTTGAAGAAACTCAAAAAGGAGATAAAAAAGGGATTGGAGGTAACGTTGGAAGTGCGATCAGTGAAATGGCTACGATAGACTCGAAAATAAAGCTCGAATTCGAGCTAGGCAAAGACGACTGGGAAACATTTGTTGAACGGTTGGAATTGTATTTTACGGCTAATAATGTAAATGACAGTAAAAAGAAGGCAGCCATTTTATTGACGAGAGTAAGTGCGGACACATACAAACTAGCAAGAAATTTGTGTCACCCGGCGAAACTCAAGGACAAGGAATACGACGATGTTGTTAAAATTATATCAGACCACCTGTGCCCGAAGCCATCCGAGCCCATGGAGAGATGTAAATTTTATGCGGCAAAACAAGCGGTAACGGAGTCCGTGTCAGATTTTGTAGCACGCTTGAAAGAGTTATCACTGAAATGTAACTTTACGGCAATAGAGACAGCACTACGAGACCAGCTAGTATGCGGATTAAAAGACCGCGCAACGAGAACAGAATTATTTAAGCAAGAAAACGTAACGTACGAGAAGGCATATAGAATAGCATTAGCATGCGAAAAAGCGGAAAGAGATGCAACGTCTTCTGAAAAAATAGATGAGGTAAGCGGCCACGGAAGTGAAGTGCATCTAGTAAAAGCCAAAAGTAATAGTAACGGTCGATACTGGAGTGGTAAAGAGGGAAGTACACGCATGGAGGTGAAAGCAGAGGAAATAAGGAAAAGTAATCGAGAAAACGTAATGTGTTACTGTTGTGGAAAGAGGGGACACATCGGAAGAGAATGTAAACATCGATACCAAGCCTGTAGGAAATGTAAGCGCCAAGGACATATAGAAGCGGCATGCCGAAGCCAACAACGAAATGTACAATGCCTGCAAACGTTGACAGAAGAGAAGGAAAGTGGTGATGCGAGCGAAAGAGAAGAGGACGTATACGAATTCAACAACATAACAGCGAGAGGTGAAACCTATAATACGAATAACATAATAAGTGTCAAGGAAGCGCGGTCGCCTATGTATTTAAAGGTAAATATAAATACGATTGATTTTCAAATGGAAGTAGATACGGGATCGTATTGGAGCATAATGGCGGATGAAACTAGAAGTAAATATTTCCCAAATTTAGAAGTTTGTGAGATTTCATTCGCTATGAACGCGtataacttaaaattaaaaccAGTAGGTTTGCTACGCGACTTGAAAGTTCGCTTTAATAAACAGAAGTATACGTTAGATGTTTTGATTTTGCCAGGAAAAGGCGCGACGCTGCTAG ATGAAAGTCTGGCTAAAAAAATAGCAAATGATTTCCCGAAATTATTCGGAGAAGGAATTGGCTGTTTTAATAAAGGAACCGTCAAATTAGTCTTAAAAGAAAATGCAGTACCGAAGGCAT GTCTTGTAACGtattacgaacgttttttaccgCATCGTGCGTCTAGATTAAAACCGTTATATGAGTTAACTAAAAGAACTGACTTTGCATGGAACGCTGAGTGTGATAAAGCATATAAATGGTTGAAAGAGGAAATAGCATCATCGAAAGTGTTAACAAATTACGATCCAACGCAAGAGTTCGTGCTTGCGT ATAAAACGCCAGTGTTTAGTAAGGAATTTCGAGTAATTAATTATGTGgaagaagaattgaaattgCTAACGGCTAAAATAATAGCGAAAGAAACAGGAAAAGATAGGACATTaggtaaaataataaaatatgtacGAGATGAGTGGCCGACGCGAGAAAGTATTACGGAGGAGGAGAAAAAGTATTATGCGAAACGACATGAATTATATATAGAAAAGGATTGTTTATTATGGGGTTATCGTGTAATTATACCGGATAGTCTTAGACCACAAATACTTCAGGAACTACACGATTCGCACTTCGGCAGCGTAAAGATGAAAATGCGAGCGAGGTCATACGTATGGTGGCCCAATATTGATGCGCAACTAGAGGAGTTAGCGGCTACATGTAAAGTCTGCATGCAGGAACGAAAAGCTCCGCCCAAAGTACCGCTAAATCTTTGGCCATCACCAAATAAATGTTGGAGTAGGATTCATAGTGATTTTTTAGGGCCGTTCCACGGACATATGTTCATGATTGTAATCGATGCATATAGTAAATGGCCGGAAGTAATTGATATGAAAACGAATACACGAACAGAGAGTACTATAGagaaatttaagaaaattttttcGTGCTTCGGGTTGCCAAACCATTTAGTGACGGATAATGGGCGACAGTACACGAGTAATGATTTTGCGTTATTCATGAAAGAAAACGGAGTGAAGCACACGTTTTCAGCGCCGCATCATCCGGCCACGAATGGTGCAGCAGAAAACTTCGTCGGTATTTTTAAGGACAAGGtgaataaaatgattaaatcgGGGAAAAGGCTGGAAGAAGCTGTCAGTAGATTTTTGTTCGATTATCGTAGTACAGAACATTGTTCGACAGGTAGGTCACCCGCATTTATGATGTTCAAGCGCGAGATACGAACGAAACTGGATTGCGTAAGACCAAATGTAGCGGACCAAATTGAAAACGCGCAGTTACAACAAACGCTGAGTAGTAAAGGATCGCGTAATATACAGTTTGTAGAAGGGGAGAAAGTGTGGGTAACTGATTACACCGCAAGGTCGAGTAAGAAAACTCCGGCGATTATCAAGGCTCAGTTATCACCTGTAAATTTCGAAGTTGAGATTTCACCTGGGAAGTGTTGGAAAAGACATGTCGATCAAATGTTTAAGTatagagaagaaaataattcgGTTAATGATAGTCCAGGAAATCGCAACTTGAAATAA